In Candidatus Cloacimonadota bacterium, the DNA window TTTTCTCAACCTCCAGTGATGATCTTTGCATTTTTTATTCTGATCGGATTAGGATTGGCTTTCCCATTTATTTTACTGGGAATCTGGCCTAAAGCCATCAAAGCTATTCCCAAACCTGGTGAATGGATGAATATTTTTAAGGAAGTTATGGGATTCCTGTTATTATTAACAGCGCTTTATCTGCTGCGATCTCTGTACTTTCTCATCGGTGGAATTAACTTAATTAATGTTCTATTCTATCTTATAATTTTGGCTTTCGCAGTTTGGATCTACGGACGTTTTGCACGACCGGAATTTTCCAGGAAGAAGCAATGGATAGCAACGGTCATTGCTCTTATAATTGCCATCGGGGCAGGATTTCTAACTTTAAATTTCGGAGATACAGAAGCTGTTTCGGAAGAAGGTGCTCATTATCCCAGAGACTGGCAGAAATTTGAGCCTGAACTGGTTCAACAATATAGAGATGAAGGAAAACCTGTATTTGTAGATTTTGGAGCAGAGTGGTGCCTTACCTGTAAAACAAATGAAGAAGCGGTTCTTTTTACTGATGAAATTGAAGCTGCGTTCAAAGAACATGGTGTTCAAATGCTGCGAGGTGATAATACCAAAAAAGATGACACAATTTCTGAGTGGCTTACCAAATTCAAACGGGCCGGTGTACCGCTTTATCTTTTCTACATTCCAGATCAGGAAAAACCGGAAGTTCTTCCTGAACTTATTACGAAAGATATGATCCATAAGCTTTTGGATAGGATTGAATAGGAGATTTTGATGAATAAATATTTGATTTCAGCATTGTTGCTGCTTGTATTATTTGCTGCCGGTTGTGATCGCTTTGAACATAAATTTGAACCTGAACAAAATAACATTGGTTTAGATCAATTCGGACAATCTCTGGCAGATGCAATAAACGCTACAGACCAATACAATTATCTGGAACTTGGTACGCTATTTTCTGAAAACTACTACAATGATGATCTCACCAAAACTGATATTATTGATTATTTCGGAAACTTCTTTCAGCTCGATCCTAATGCTACTTTTATTGCAGACAGTGTAATGGTTTCACCATCACTAATGATTTCCTGGCATTTTCAGGTTCTTGACAGCAGTCGGGAAATTCTGGCAGATGAAGTTTTTACTGACTATCTGATAGAACAGAACGACGGTTTTGTGCTTTACGGAAATCATAATAATTCCAAGAAAATCCTGGTTGAATTGTTCACAGGTCAATGGTGCAGCAATTGTCCGAATGCTGAAGAAGCTATGCATGAACTAAGAGCCAAATACAGCAGCCGTTTTATATATGTAGAATATCACATCGGAGATCAGATGGCGATCAATTCCAATAATGATATTTTCAGTTATTATCCCCAAAATGGAACCTTGCCATTTGGAATAGTAAACGGTAATGCTCATTTTTTATACACTGCACCTACCCCAGAAGAAGTTCTTGCAGAGATCGAAGCAGCAATAGAGCCATTACTTCAAGAAATTCCAAATGTTGTTATGTCCAATGTTCAAACTGACCTTTCAGATACAGAACTAAGTGGAACTGTGGATATTGAAATTCAGGCTTATGTGGATTTGAACAACCTGACTTTGAATGCTGTTTTAATGGAAGATTATAATGATGAATTTTTGAATTATGCCTCCGAACCACATCACAATATCGTGTTACAGAGATCGGAAATGAGCATTTCTGATATTAGCACCACCGACACTGTTGAGTTCACAATTTCAGGTTTAGATCAACTTGCACCCTGGTACACAGAATTACCGCAAGATCTGGTTCTGGTTTTATGGATTCAAACCAAAACACCAAATTATAATGAAAGTACTTGCACAGTACATAATGTAATAGAAATCCCACTATAAAGGAGAATAGATCATGAAAAAAATATTATTATCAATAATCGTTTTAAGCGTAGCTTTTGTGTTGATGGCAGATGATCAGGCTGTAGAATTTAAACTGGAAAATATAAAAGGTAAAATGGTAAAGCTTTCCGACCTGCAGAAAGACGGGTTAGTGATCATCGACTTCTGGGCTACCTGGTGCGTTCCCTGCAAAAATGCCCTTCCCAAACTTAATGAACTACATAATAAATATGACAATGTAACCGTCGTTGCCATCAGCACCGACAAACCCAGAAAAAAAGATAAAGCGGTTTCTCATATCAAGTCCAACAG includes these proteins:
- a CDS encoding TlpA family protein disulfide reductase, whose protein sequence is MKKILLSIIVLSVAFVLMADDQAVEFKLENIKGKMVKLSDLQKDGLVIIDFWATWCVPCKNALPKLNELHNKYDNVTVVAISTDKPRKKDKAVSHIKSNRFNFVTLFDPTKTVQKQFNVTNIPRTLMIDPEGNIIYDHTGFQRGDEVEYEEVIQSWLEDQAAKEQLQE